The genomic window CGGTCGCGCCCAGGAGCCCGACGGTCGCCGAGAGCTGGCGGCCGGGCAGACAGAGTCGTGGCTGTACCGCTGCGATCGCGATCGTGCTCGCGAGCGCCGCGAGGAGGTAGGTCACCGGCACCGCGACGCCGTCGATCGACCAGACGGCGACCAGCGGGATCGAGATCGGCCCGACCCCGATCGCGTAGCGCCAGCGAAGGAGCGTTGCGGTGACCACGGCGAGCAGGAGGACGCCACCGAGCACGGCCAGCGAGCCAGCACCCAGCGTGCTCCCCGCGTCGGCGTCGACGATCGAACTGAGTTCTGCACCCGCCAGCGAGCCACGCAGCACGAGACCGGAGAGCGCGAGCGCGAGCAGGGTCGCGATGCCGCCGATCGCGATCGGCCCGCGACGGTCACGCGGCTGTCGGCGGACGTCGTCGGCCAGCACGCCCGGCACGACGGCGCCGACGATCAGCAGTTCCGGGTAGCCGGGCGGCGACCCGAGGGCGGTGTTGGCGGCGAGGGCGCCGAGTGGGACGACGGCGCCCGCGACGGCGGCGATCGCACGAAGTCGCCGACCGTAGAGCAGCGTCCGGGAAGTCACCACCGCGAGCACGCCGTAGGCGAGCGCTGCGCCGGCGAGGAGCACTGCGGCCGCCACGGGTACGAGCACAGCGACCGCTGCGACGAGCGGCACCGCGATCGCTGTCTCTGCCCGCCCGTCGCCGGGACGGGCGCTCACCGCGACGATCGCGAGGCCGAGGAGGGCGATCAGGGCGGCGACGATCATGCCAGTGAGTAACACTCGTAGGGGTTTGAGTCTTGAGGCGTCGGGCATCCGAGTCGCGACGATTCCTCCGGATCCGAGTACGTCTCGGCGGTCGGGAGGGCGCTGGCCAGTCCAGTCGCTCTGCGGGTCGTCGCCTCCGAGAAGCGGGTTCGTGATCGGTCGTCGCCGTCGGTCGCTGTCTGTGGGCGTCGCTCGCTCTCTGTGGCCGTCGTCGTTTGGCGCCGCTCAGCCGGTCAGCCCTTCGAGGATCGTCCGACCGTCGGTGCCGTCGAGTTCCGGCAGCACGGCGCGCTCGGGGTGGGGCATCAGCACCGCGCGGTTCTCGGCCTCGCCAACGACGCCCGCGACGTTGTCCTTCGAGCCGTTCGGGTTCGCCTCCTCGGTCACGGTGCCCTCTGCGTCGCAGTAGCGGAACAGCACCTTCCCCTCCTCGATCAGGGCGTCGAAGGCGTCGGGCTGGGCCTCGTAGCGACCCTCGCCGTGGGCGATCGGCAGCCGGATCACGTCGCCTTCCTCGAAGCCGCGGGTGAAGGGCGTATCCGCGTTCTCGACGC from Salinarchaeum sp. Harcht-Bsk1 includes these protein-coding regions:
- a CDS encoding poly-gamma-glutamate biosynthesis protein PgsC/CapC, which encodes MIVAALIALLGLAIVAVSARPGDGRAETAIAVPLVAAVAVLVPVAAAVLLAGAALAYGVLAVVTSRTLLYGRRLRAIAAVAGAVVPLGALAANTALGSPPGYPELLIVGAVVPGVLADDVRRQPRDRRGPIAIGGIATLLALALSGLVLRGSLAGAELSSIVDADAGSTLGAGSLAVLGGVLLLAVVTATLLRWRYAIGVGPISIPLVAVWSIDGVAVPVTYLLAALASTIAIAAVQPRLCLPGRQLSATVGLLGATVGVIAALAGAPGLPAILAGTFAAEDARLLRHHAGADLLDAVALDGAGYVLVVVALFAAAGGAGVLPGVLGGVGAVLAIVTIGTVLARRERERPVEERLRAAEGRWVP